Genomic segment of Ictalurus furcatus strain D&B chromosome 9, Billie_1.0, whole genome shotgun sequence:
TCaaatgtttatctttttttttaattaaaaaaatcaaattataCAAAAGTACTGTACTGTTTATTTAGAAACTTATTCATATGCATTCATATTTGGACATTCCTTAAGATCACAAGATTAGAAGTAAAATTAgcacattttcacattcacatcCTGATTCACATCAGGAGAGTTTTCCCGAATAAGGAACGAAAGTGTGTGACGTCTACATGATATGGACCTAGAAGGTGGTTGTGTCATTAGGTTGTTTAGTTAGTTTGCTACATACAGGTCAGTCATGAAGCAGATATGCAAAGGTGACACTCACTCATCGAGTGGGAACCAGAACCGGTGCGGACAGAGTCGAGTGATGCTACCACAGAGCGCATGCTCTCCACGGCGTCCCTCAGAGCCTCCACTTCATCACGCATGGACCTCAGCGGCCGCAGTTCCCTCAACTCGATCTCCACCTCCAGCAGCTTCTCGGAGTGCGTGCTCAGTAGCTTCTACGCGCACATCACAATTTTTGTCACACTTTAGTTTGATTATATTTCGTCATTCTTCGCCAATATAAGTGAAATAAAGCCGTACCGTAATTTACTGAGTGCAGTAACAATTGAAAAGCATCCCATTAATTGCTCCAAACCATAACATCATAAATTCACAGCAGTCATTTATTTTGATGGCCTTCTGGGTTCATAGCTGTATGGGGGAAAGTCCCATTCAAGGCGTGGTATGTAAACAAGTATCAGGTGACAAATGCGGAGTAAGCAAGACAGGTTTCTCACCTGCGTGCTGGACAGTTTCTGCTCCATTTGTCGGTATTTCTCCCTCATGTCCTTATACTGCTCCTCCACTTCTGTAAGACGACTGCTCAGACTCGGGAGAACCTTGTAGCGTTCCAACAGCTCATTTTTGACATCCTCCACCTATACGTACAAATATTTGTGAATAAGACGAGGAATAAGACAAGCTAAAACTCTAACATCTACGGTGTTTCCCACAGGTTGAGAATTTacttgtggtggtggtgggtggCGCGGCGTGTGACGGTACGGGTTCAGTAATGAACCAGTCAAAGCAAGCTTAATGAATAAACGATTTACTGCAAACTACTCAAAATAACTAACTATCTATATGTCAGCATAAATAactattaagaaataaataactatgtattaaaatacattttccattttcaaaatatattaaagaacaaaacagaCTGATTTTTGATGAACATgtcaaaataaacaactttttacattatggaatacatttttaaatgtgcctATTTGCACAGTTCACATGGCTTAAGGAAGAGTTCATTTTCCTTggcttggggaaaaaaaattaaataaaataaaattctccaATGCCTGTCTGTAGGTGTATGCTTATTGATGAGTGTGTTATCAGGACTTAGTTGGACGATGGACACTACAATTATAAACAAAGCGTCTGCTCCATGACTGTCCGCAGCAGCAGAGTTTAGCAGTCAGACTGATCAGAACTGTGCAATCCTGCCATGAGCACAAAGCCGTTACTAGGACAAAGGAAGGACATCTCTCTTCATTCAGAGCGCGAGCAGCAGTGGTTGAGCGAGCTAGACAGCGAATGAAGAGAGCGAGCGGTGTTAGGGAGAAAGCCGGTGAATGGGAgatataaaaaacacacacaaaagttgGCTGGGGTGGGGCGGGTCGAAGGTCCGCTGGTTTGTGTTTATTATGAACTGACAATTGCGCGTCTTGGTTGAAAAGGAAAACTGGAATTCGGATTTTATCTACATGGGCACGCCGCCAAGTAGAGCCTATGTACGGGGAAACACTGATCTACATGTCTTGACgtgattctgaaattgttttttgTATTGCCAATTATACCTGAGCCACTGTTATTTTAGATGAGCAATTATTCAGTGTTTTACAACAGTCTCATTTAAAGTATTCTAATTTATTATGCTCCTACTGTTATTACACATAAATCTAGCCTCTTTTAATATGGCTATAAAAAAGCAAAGCTTCCCTACCTTGGCCTCTAGTGTACTGCTTCTGGCCACCATCATTCGCAAGTGTTCTGCGGCAAAGCTTGACTCGTGCTCCCTCATTTCCTGGTTCAGACCCtgcaatttaaaatatatatgttttatatatatatatatatatatatatatatatatatatatatatacatacatatacatatacatatacacacatatatatatatatatatatatatatatatatatatatatatatatatatatatatatatatatacacatacatatatatacacatacatacatatatatggatgtatgtgtgtatatatatatatatattatatatatatatatatatatatatattatatatatatatatatatatatatatatatatatatatatatatatatatatatatatatatatatatacacacacacacacacacacacacacacacacaagcttttttcaaacaaacatttaatcatctttgaaacagtgcctactaatgaagttgatatacttgaacaaagccagaaggaaaattagctttttcaatgttatattcttctgtggaaaaagcaaGTATACCATTAGTAAGTACACCATTAGCCATATTCAgtgatttaaatatgaattctacatcatatccaagagtgcttgaagataatgtgaggtcatctgtccgaaagctgaaccgaaagtggacctttcaacaggataatgatcccaCGCACATTGTATTTTGTGGGGGGGGAATtttgcaaaacgcctacaagaagtgaTTTCTGCTAGCATCTGAggtcaagggtgtacttactttttccacagaggaatatcacatctattgatatttctattgaataaatgattgaaaaagctaattttcctttttgttcaagtacatcaactttattaataggcactgtttcaaagatgatcacaTGTTTGCCTCCcgaatacattaaaaaaaaaaaaccctacaatttccatggagtgtacGTATTTTTCCTCCATAACTGTATATAGTCTTTTTGATTATATTGTGTTCTTATACCTTTATGCCTTCATCATTCATACAGAACTAAAAACCTatcaatattaattatatattaattagcAGCATGGCTACCCTACTAATTATATAATAAGGaaagttacagttaagagtACAGAGTTTTTATGGTCTAATATGGCTTTTATTGTCTCATATAAGCAACAGAAGTCATCACCTTGTAGGTGCAGCCAAAACGAAAGAAGGAGCACGTGACTTGAGCCTTTGGACAGTCTTGCTGGTGAATGGACAGCtagaagaggaaaaataaagaatgaaaattGAAGACAAATTCACTTCACTGTCTACTGTAAAAACGCTGCTAGTACAGAACtagacataaataaattcacTAGACATTAAAGCAGATTAAGCACATAATTCAGAATGACAAGACTTCATTCGTACCTCACTTCTTACAATGGATGAAAATGAACAATGATTAGGGCATGCTACTGGAAATGCAGGACAAACTGTTTCTTTGTGTTTCTAGATGAGAGAGTAACAAGCAGAAACAGAAAACCAGCAGTGTTAGTAATTTTTCTAATCATAAGATAAGACCAAAAATGCTTCACCTAGACTTCCTAGGACTTCCCACAACCCTATTATAAGTAGTACAGTAACTACTTCCACAATTTTAATAGAACACTATGACCAGCATTCTCTAAATGTCTTACAGGAGATTCCCCTAAAGTTCCCAGGACCTAAAGTGAAACCAAAACTTCAGGGGACATTTTTTTTGGCAGTAAGGGAAATATTAAATACAGAGGACGTACAAAGCAATGAACTACACTTTAGAATTAATTTAccgtaaaaacaaacaaaaaaaccttcatgaaTCCACATCTGTGTTAGATAAATGATAATGAGCTCTGACTGAGTTAAGCAGCCTTAAAGGTACCTTTAGATCCGTTAAGGCCATTTTGTGTTTGCAGAATTCGCAGGTGGCCTCACGGTATTTGCATTTGTGGTTCAAGTGTTCAGGCATGTCCTTCCTCATTATCTTCTCTTTACACAATGGACAGGGCACCTCAAAGTACTCACACATGTTCAAATGGTCCTGATGATccaaagagagagacaagagacgTAGAAGGGAATAAAGGAGAAGACATCGATTAATTCGGGTGAGGACAGTGAGAAAATCATTATTCCTACCTTACTGAGACTAATACTGTAAAGAGCATGTGTTAACATTCATGATTTCAAGAGTCATTAACCTGTATGTACAGTTTGATGTGAATGGCAGCTGTTTTATTATAGAACAATTAAATCAAAAATCAGTctgtattattgtgtgttaaaatggtatttgtaaataatatagcaatatcgtTCTGAACAAGCAATATAATGCAAGGAAACTTACCATAACCTGCTGTAAACTCATTTGTTCTTTACATCCGTTTTTCGCACTGCGGCAGTAGACTTTCAACGTCATAATCTCTCTATGGCAGCAAACATCGCGAAATATCTGACCATAAAGCAAGAAAGAGTTTGCCGTTACACTACTCTCACCCTATAAACACATATTTGCATTCAGGAAAAGCTTAATAATGGGGAGGGGCTTACTTTCTCTTGAGATAATGGCTCCATATCAGCTGGGCACACCGGATTCGGTTTACTGAAAGAATAAACAAGGTGCGTGAGATCTCATGCAGTAACCACTGTTTCAAGCCTAAGACTCCTTCAGAGGTCAGgtgaatacaaaataaatattttaaaggaaataaaaacgtGGTGACAGTGTTCAGTTGATTTGTTTCAGATGATGGGCTGCttcttgagcttttttttttttcttctgtacaAATGGAAGGCATGCATGGGGCAAATTGGGTCAGTGTCTCAGATCAGGTACTGATAGACTCTCCACTATCTCTGGCTTCAGGATCGCCTCTGCCTGCTAATagcctattttatttatttctggatcACTAATAGGACTTGTATTATAGTTACAGATATTAGCTTgggatttattttctatttatatgAACCGATAGAACATACAAGTTAATAAAAGAAGTGCATATTTATGATATAATCATGTCTGAGTCAGTGTAACATTTCTTTTGAGACCATGGCTGActatctgtaaatatttcactAACTCTCCCTCCAGTGTTACTGCATTTGTTAATGCATTTATGGCAGTCTGTAGTCATCTGTAAGATCTTGTCCCGCCATAAAGCTCACTTATACTCCAAGTGCCTTGGTAACGCACCAAAACTCAAGTGCTGGCTGAAAGctcttcctaaagtacttaaacaaaattttaaaaacaccaAGTACATTTTGTGGTCAATACCTTTTAACTTCAGTCAAATTTTTCACCCGATTTACTGTTTTTGCTGCAAATTCCCTCCAGCGTATGTTGGTGTTCCCCTACCACATGACATAGCCATATTTCGatgcagttctcgcctggtttcccccTGAAGCTAAGCAGGATTTAGTATCGAGTATGCCAGTATCGACCTCCTGAGGAAAACTAAGGTtgttgctggaagtggtattagtgaagccagcagagggcgctcaccctgtggtctgtgtgtgtcctaatgccccagtgtTGTGATGGGAACACTACAccgtaaaaacagcacagtcttacagatgagacgttaaacagaggtcctgactctctgtggtcattaaaaaaaatcccaggacacttctcgtaaaagagtaggggtataactcAGGTGTTCCGGCTAAATTTCCCCCAATGGCACTTCTCTATCACTGCCCCCTGCTAATCCCCATACCTGacctggctacatcactctctcctc
This window contains:
- the traf3 gene encoding TNF receptor-associated factor 3, coding for MSLPRRVDGREQQIPLQQQQSFLPLRGGFQDHFVMPPEPKYCCEYCRMVLCNPRQTECGHRFCESCIPQLLSKPNPVCPADMEPLSQEKIFRDVCCHREIMTLKVYCRSAKNGCKEQMSLQQVMDHLNMCEYFEVPCPLCKEKIMRKDMPEHLNHKCKYREATCEFCKHKMALTDLKKHKETVCPAFPVACPNHCSFSSIVRSELSIHQQDCPKAQVTCSFFRFGCTYKGLNQEMREHESSFAAEHLRMMVARSSTLEAKVEDVKNELLERYKVLPSLSSRLTEVEEQYKDMREKYRQMEQKLSSTQKLLSTHSEKLLEVEIELRELRPLRSMRDEVEALRDAVESMRSVVASLDSVRTGSGSHSMTSLETQMSRHDELLSVHDIRLADMDLKLQVLETASFNGTLIWKIRDYRRRKQEAVASKTLSLYSQPFYTGYFGYKMCARVYLNGDGMGKGTHLSLFFVVMRGEYDALLPWPFRQKVTLMLMDQGPTRKHLGDAFKPDPNSSSFRRPTGEMNIASGCPLFVAQTVLENGTYIKDDTIFIKVTVDTSDLPDP